GCGGTCTGGATAAATCCGCCACCGACGCGCAGAACGCCGCTGAAAAACGCAGCGTTACCTCGCTGGACGTCCAGAGCAGCGCGGATGATACCGGTCTGCCAATGCTGGTGGTACGTGGTCCGTTCAACATTGTATGGCAGCGCCTGCCGGGCGTGCTGGAAAAAGTGGGCATGAAAGTGACCGACAGCACCCGTTCTACCGGCAGCCTTTCCGTGACCTACAAGCCACTGTCTGACAGCGGCTGGCGGGATCTGGGCGCGCGCGATCCGGGCCTCTCCGCCGGCGACTACAAGTTGCAGGTCGGCGATCTGGACAACCGCAGCAGCCTCCAGTTTATCGATCCGAAAGGTCATACTCTGACGCAGTCGCAAAACGATGCGTTGGTCGCGGCATTCCAGTCAGCGTTCAACCATTAATCCCTAAGGCCGGAAAACTCCGGCCTTTTTTAATTTTGGTGACGCAAACGTGTGCGTCGGCGTAAAATAGCGAAATCGTCTCTAAATCATCACACCTGGAGTAAGAAAGATGCAAAAGCAAGCTGAGTTGTATCGCGGCAAAGCGAAGACCGTATACAGTACCGAAAACCCGGATCTGTTGGTGCTCGAATTCCGTAACGATACGTCAGCAGGGGATGGCGCGCGCATTGAGCAGTTCGATCGTAAAGGCATGGTGAATAACAAGTTCAACCATTTCATTATGAGCAAATTGCAGGAAGCGGGCATCCCGACCCAGATGGAAGCACTGCTCTCCGATACCGAATGCCTGGTGAAAAAGCTGGATATGGTGCCGGTTGAGTGCGTGATCCGTAACCGCGCGGCTGGCTCGCTGGTTAAGCGTCTGGGCATTGAAGAAGGCATCGAGCTGAACCCACCGCTGTTCGATATGTTCCTGAAAAACGACGCCATGCACGATCCGATGGTCAACGAATCCTACTGCGAAACCTTCGGTTGGGTGAACAAAGAAAACCTCGCGCGTATGAAAGAGCTGACCTACAAAGCGAACGACGTGCTGAAAAAACTGTTCGATGATGCTGGCCTGATTCTTGTCGACTTCAAACTGGAGTTCGGCCTGTTCAAAGGTGAAGTGGTGCTCGGCGATGAGTTTTCACCGGACGGTAGCCGCCTGTGGGACAAAGAGACGCTGGACAAAATGGACAAAGACCGTTTCCGTCAGAGCCTCGGCGGCCTGATCGAGGCTTATGAAGCCGTTGCCCATCGTCTGGGCGTGAAATTAGACTAAATCCACTCCGCATTATCGCCAGAGGATGCCTGCATCCTCTGGATTTCCGCATCTTTTTTCCCGTGCTAATCCTTCCCTGAGCGCCTACGATCATATATACAGTGTCCATCATTGGGATAGGGAGTAAGTTATGCGCTGGCAAGGGCGTCGAGAAAGTAGCAACGTAGAGGACCGGCGCAATGAGTCGGGCGGGCCATCAATGCGCGGGCCGGGGTTTCGCCTGCCGGGCGGCAAAGGAGGGTTGATCCTGCTGTTTGTGGTGATGGTGGCCAGCTATTACGGCGTTGATCTGACAGGTTTGCTCACCGGGCAGCCGATCAATACCGCTCCGCAGCAGCAACGGAGTATCAGCCCGCAGGAAGATGAATCCGCACGTTTCACCAGCGTGATTTTCGCTTCGACGGAAGATACCTGGGGCGAAATTTTCCAAAAGATGGGGCGAACCTACCCGCAACCTAAGCTGGTTATGTATCGCAACCATACCAATACTGGCTGCGGCACAGGGCAATCGATCATGGGGCCGTTCTACTGCCCGGCGGACAGCAAGGTCTACATTGATCTCTCCTTTTATGACGAAATGAAAAATAAACTCGGCGCGGGCGGTGACTTTGCCCAGGGCTACGTTATTGCCCATGAAGTGGGGCATCACGTGCAGAAAGTGCTGGGAACAGAAGCCAAAGTTCGTCGCCTGCAACAGAATGCGACGCAAAAAGAGGCCAATGAACTCTCTGTACGCATGGAGCTTCAAGCCGATTGCTATGCGGGCGTCTGGGGGCACAGCATGCAGCAGCAAGGTGTGCTGGAGGCAGGCGATCTGGAAGAGGCACTGAATGCCGCGCAGGCGATAGGCGACGATCGGTTGCAGCAGCGCAGCCAGGGAGCTGTATTCCCGGAGACCTTCACCCATGGCACTTCCGCGCAGCGTTACAGCTGGTTTAAACGCGGTATGGACAGCGGCGATCCGGCGCAGTGCGACACCTTCAGCGGGCGTCTCTGACCTTCTGCTATGTCACCGTTTGCTGAACTGAGCGCACAGATGGCGCGGCAGGGCATCCGCCGCTTGCTGGTGGTCAGCGGCTCGCCCGGCTGGTGTGAAGCGCAGGCCAGCACGCTGCGCGAAACGCTTCCCGGAGACTGGCTGTGGGTGGGCGATGCCGTATCCTGGCCGCTGTACTGCGCGCCGCGCGCGCTGACCACGCTGCTGGGGCGCGAGTTTCAACATGCGGTGTTTGACGCCCGCACGGGTTTTGATGTCGCCGCTTTTGCTGCGCTCGCCGGGACATTAACCGCCGGTAGCTGGCTGGTGTTGCTTACGCCGCCCTTCAGCGTGTGGCCGCAACAGCCGGATGCTGACAGCGCACGCTGGAGCGATACCTTTGATCCCATTCCGGTACCGGTTTTTGTCGGGCATTTTTGTCGAACCGTACTGGCTGACAACCAGGTGCTGATCTGGCGCGAAGGCCAACCTTTCACTCTCCCCGCTGAAATTCCGCGTGCCGACTGGCATCCCGCAACCGGGGCGCCAGCGCAGGAGCAGGTGCGGATCCTCGCACGATTACAGACGATGCCGCCCGGCGTGATGGTTGTCACTGCGCCGCGCGGAAGAGGGAAATCGGCGCTGGCGGGTATGCACATTGCGCGGCTGTCGGCTCCCGCCACGGTAACTGCACCTGCACGTGCCGCCACGGATGTGCTGGCGGCTTACGCCGGAGAACATTTTTCTTTTATGGCACCGGATGCGCTGGCGCAGCGGATTGCGCACAGCGGCAGCCATCCAGGCTGGCTGGTGGTGGATGAGGCGGCTGCTATCCCCGGCCCTTTGCTGCATACGCTCGTCTCCGCCTTTCGGCATGTTCTGCTTACTACCACGGTTCAGGGCTATGAAGGCACCGGGCAGGGGTTTCTGCTGAAATTCTGCGCCGGCTTTCCCCATCTGCAATTTGAGGCACTGAATACGCCGCTGCGCTGGGCATCAGGTTGCCCGCTGGAGCAGGTGATTGAAAACCTGCTGCTGTTTGATGATGCGCAGATTGGCGAGGCGCCCGCAGGTGAGGTGACAATTTTGCCGCTGGCGCAAGATGCCTGGCAGAAAACGCCTTCGCGGCCTGCGGCGTTATACCGTCTGCTGGCGAGCGCCCACTACCGCACTTCGCCCCTCGATCTGCGACGCATGATGGATGCGCCAGGGCAACATTTCTGGCTGGCGCAAAAGGCACAGAGCGTGGTGGCTGCACTCTGGCTGGTGGATGAGGGCGGATTGAGCCCGACGCTGAGCCAGGCGGTGTGGGCCGGTTTTCGTCGTCCCCGCGGCAACCTGGTGGCGCAATCGCTGGCGGCGCATGGCGGAAACCCGCTTGCCGCCACGCTGCGTGGGCTGCGCGTCAGCCGTATCGCCGTGCATCCCGGTTGCCAGCGTGAAGGCATTGGCCGGGCGCTAATTGCCCGTGCGCAGGCGCAGGCCGACGGCTGCGATTATCTGTCGGTCAGCTTTGGCTTTACGCCCGCGCTGTGGCGTTTCTGGCAGCGTTGCGGGTTTGTGCTGGTACGTCTGGGCAGCCATCAGGAAGCCAGTAGTGGCTGTTATACGGCGATGGCCATATTGCCCCTGACGACGTCAGGCCAGGTGCTGGCGGAACGTGAGCAGCAGCGTCTGGCGCGCGATCTTCCCTGGCTTGCGCCCTGGCGCGAGGAAAAGTTGTCTTTGCCCGTCGTGCAGGCGTCTACCCTTAATGAAGAGGATTGGCAGGAGCTGGCCGGGTTTGCTTTTGCTCATCGTCCGCTCTCTGCCGCCGTCGGCGCGTTATCCCGTCTGCTGCGACACAGTGCGTTACCGTTGGTGGCGCTGCGCGGGCAGCTTTCAGACGGGGAGAGCGAGCAGACCGTGTGCCAGCGCCTTTCGCTTCACGGGCGCAAAGCGTTGCTGGCGCAGCAGCGGAGTGAAGCCGCACAGGCACTGCAACAGCTCGATGCGCGGCGCACCCTTACCCTGAAAGAACAGGTGCAGAAAATGCAGTTTTTTTAACTATCTCATTCAGTTAAATGGCATGGTCATTATAACTGCCGGGCGTAAACTGCACTCAACGATTAAGGAGACCATCATGAAACATGACCATTTTGTTGTGCAAAGCCCACTCGCCCCGGCGAAACAGCTCCTGCTGTTGTTCCATGGTGTTGGCGATAATCCGGTCTCCATGGGCGAAATTGGTAGCTGGTTTGTTCCGCACTTCCCCGAGGCGCTGATTGTCAGCATTGGCGGCATTGAAGCCGCAGGTCCGGGGAGCCAATGGTTCTCCGTTGAGGGTGTGACGGAAGAGAATCGCCAGCAGCGTGTAGATGCGGTGATGCCGCAGTTTATCGACATTGTGCGTTACTGGCAGCAGCAGAGCGGCGTGAGCCCTTTGGCGACGGCGCTTATCGGTTTCTCGCAGGGCGCAATTATGGCGCTGGAAGGGATGAAGGCGCAGCCGGATCTGGCATCTCGGGTGATCGCTTTTAACGGTCGTTACGCCAGCCTGCCGGAAAATGCGGTCAGTGCCCAGACGATCCATCTTATTCATGGCGGTGAAGATCGGGTGATTGACCTGGCGTGGGCGGTAAGCGCACAGGAAGCATTGCTGTGTCTTGGCGGGGATGTGACGCTGGATATCGTCGATGATTTAGGCCATGCAATTGACAATCGCAGTATCGAACTGGCGTTAAATCATCTGCGTTACACCGTGCCGAAACACTACTTTGACGAAGCGTTGAGCGCCGGTAAGCCGAACGATGACGATATTATTGAATTCCTGTAAAAGCGAAATTCACCCCCGGCAGGGGGTGAATGCGTTAGCGGGGGGTTACTTTTTCGGCTGGTCTTTGTTCGGCCAGTCATCATCGTCATCCCACTTGTCGTTGAAATCACGATGCGGCGGCAGATCGGGTTTATTGGCGAGGAATTTTTTGTGATCGACGCGGTTAAGATCTTTGATCACGTTCAGCAGTACGCCGAGCAAAAACACCAGCACCAGAATCCACCAATATTTAGCAAGCCAGTCCATGCAATCCTCCAGACCCGTCAGGCAATGAGTTGTTCCATAATGCGTTGATACATGCGGGCAAGCAGCTGCAAATCCGCCGCATTCACACACTCGTTGATTTTATGAATGGTCGCGTTCACCGGCCCCAGTTCAACGACCTGCGCGCCCATACGCGCGATAAAACGCCCATCGGACGTGCCGCCTGTGGTTAACAGTTGCGGTCTGATCTCATTATAGTGCTCGATAGCGTTCACCACCGCATCAACCAGCCTGCCGCGCCCGGTCAGGAAGGGTTGGCCGGAAAGCCACCACTCTACGGTGTAGCGCAATTGATGTTTTTCCAGCAGCGCCTGCACCTGCGCTTTAATCATCTCGTCGGTCAGTTCGGTGCTGAAGCGGAAGTTAAACTGCACAAACAGATCGCCAGGAATGACGTTATTGCTGCCGGTGCCGGCTTTGATATTGGCAATCTGCATACTGGTCGGCGGGAAGTATTCATTGCCGCGATCCCACTCAATTGCCACCAGCTCGTTGAGCATTGGCGCAGCGCGGTGTACCGGGTTATCGGCCAGATGCGGGTAAGCCACATGGCCCTGCACGCCGTGAATTGTCAGGTTGCAGGTCAGGGAGCCGCGACGACCATTTTTCACCACGTCGCCAACCACTTCCGAACTGGAGGGTTCGCCGACCAGGCAATAATCGAGACGTTCGTTGCGCGCCATCAGCGCCTCAACCACTTTTACCGTACCGTTGGCGGCGCTGGCTTCTTCATCAGACGTGATCAAAAAGGCAAGGCGTCCTTTATGCTGCGGGTGCTGTGCGACAAAACGTTCTGCGGCGACTACCATCGCCGCCAGCGAACCTTTCATGTCTGCCGCGCCGCGGCCAAATAGCATGCCGTCGCGAATGGTCGGTTCAAACGGCGGGTTGATCCAGCGATCGGCATCGCCGGCAGGCACCACATCGGTATGCCCGGCGAACGCCAGCGTCTCTCCCTGGCCGCGCCATGCCCAGAAGTTGAGCGTGTCGCCAAAATTCATCGGCTCAATGGTAAAACCGATGGCGCGCAGACGTTCAATCATTAACGCCTGGCAACCTTCATCATTTGGACTCAGAGAAGGGCGACGAATAAGCTGCTGTGTCAGCTCAATAACCGGGCACGACATAAACTACACCTCGTTGATAAACTTCTCATAACTGGATTCATTGAAACCCAGCAGCATAGGCTTACCGGGCGCGCAGAGCAATGGGCGTTTGATGATTGACGGCATTTCGCGCATCAGCGCGGCGGCGGCATCCGCGTTAGTAATGGTGGCGCGCAGGCTTTCATCCAGCTTACGCCAGGTGGTTCCGCGGGTATTCAGCAGGGCTTCCCAGCCAAGTTCATCAATAAATGTACGTAATAATTGGGCATCAAGGCCGTCAGCGCGGTAATCATGAAAGCGATACTCCACCTGATTCGCTTCCAGCCAGCGGCGCGCTTTTTTGATGGTGTCGCAATTTTTAATGCCGTACATTGTGATCATGGTGAATCCTGTTGTCTCATTTTTGGATATTTGCACAAGAAATTAGAATAACGAAATGTAATGAAAATATCATTCTTCTGCTAATACGGTTTTAACGAATGTAACCGCTTTGCTCCATTTTGAATAAAGTTTCAGATGTTGCGCATACCATTCCAGTGGTTAAAAAACGGAAACCATATTGTTGATAAAATCCTGTCTTTTCCGGAACTGAATATATAAATATTTTGCCGAAGGGTAATAACGTATTAACAATACTGATCATTAACTGCTTACCATAACCGCGGCCCTGCATTTCAGGCGCAACAACAATATCCGCCGCATAGCTGGCCCATGTCAGATCGCTGATGGCGCGCGCCGTGGCGACCAGTTTCCCCTCATGGTAACCGAACCAGCAGAAGCTACTGTTACGCCATGCCTGTTCGACTAACGCCGGATCGCGCTGATTGAGCCCACCGGCGGCGAGCAGCGCTGCCATTTCCTGCCAGTCAACACCTTCAATTGCGGATTTATCGTACAATGTGATCGCCATTTTATTTATCCTTATAGAGCCTGTGGAATATTGCTATCACTCACAGTAAAAACCGAATTGCCGGCGCATAGTTAACACAGCTCCATTAAAAATACCCTGCTAATGATGAGTGAAGCAATCAGTTAAAATACCTTCACAGTCATCAGGGTGTTTAGTAGAATGGCGGCAATAATAAGAGAGGTTGTTATGATTGAACATGAACTGGGGAACTGGAAAGATTTTATCGAAGGTATGCTTCGTAAATAATTTCCTGACGAATCGTTAAGCAGTGACGGCTTAAAAATAAAATGTGACTAATCACATAAAAAAAGGCGACTCTTCGGAGTCGCCTTTTTGCTGGCCTTATTGCGCGCGCTCTTTCAGCGGGAAGCGGCGA
The Kosakonia oryzae genome window above contains:
- the purC gene encoding phosphoribosylaminoimidazolesuccinocarboxamide synthase — translated: MQKQAELYRGKAKTVYSTENPDLLVLEFRNDTSAGDGARIEQFDRKGMVNNKFNHFIMSKLQEAGIPTQMEALLSDTECLVKKLDMVPVECVIRNRAAGSLVKRLGIEEGIELNPPLFDMFLKNDAMHDPMVNESYCETFGWVNKENLARMKELTYKANDVLKKLFDDAGLILVDFKLEFGLFKGEVVLGDEFSPDGSRLWDKETLDKMDKDRFRQSLGGLIEAYEAVAHRLGVKLD
- the ypfJ gene encoding KPN_02809 family neutral zinc metallopeptidase, with the protein product MRWQGRRESSNVEDRRNESGGPSMRGPGFRLPGGKGGLILLFVVMVASYYGVDLTGLLTGQPINTAPQQQRSISPQEDESARFTSVIFASTEDTWGEIFQKMGRTYPQPKLVMYRNHTNTGCGTGQSIMGPFYCPADSKVYIDLSFYDEMKNKLGAGGDFAQGYVIAHEVGHHVQKVLGTEAKVRRLQQNATQKEANELSVRMELQADCYAGVWGHSMQQQGVLEAGDLEEALNAAQAIGDDRLQQRSQGAVFPETFTHGTSAQRYSWFKRGMDSGDPAQCDTFSGRL
- a CDS encoding tRNA(Met) cytidine acetyltransferase TmcA yields the protein MSPFAELSAQMARQGIRRLLVVSGSPGWCEAQASTLRETLPGDWLWVGDAVSWPLYCAPRALTTLLGREFQHAVFDARTGFDVAAFAALAGTLTAGSWLVLLTPPFSVWPQQPDADSARWSDTFDPIPVPVFVGHFCRTVLADNQVLIWREGQPFTLPAEIPRADWHPATGAPAQEQVRILARLQTMPPGVMVVTAPRGRGKSALAGMHIARLSAPATVTAPARAATDVLAAYAGEHFSFMAPDALAQRIAHSGSHPGWLVVDEAAAIPGPLLHTLVSAFRHVLLTTTVQGYEGTGQGFLLKFCAGFPHLQFEALNTPLRWASGCPLEQVIENLLLFDDAQIGEAPAGEVTILPLAQDAWQKTPSRPAALYRLLASAHYRTSPLDLRRMMDAPGQHFWLAQKAQSVVAALWLVDEGGLSPTLSQAVWAGFRRPRGNLVAQSLAAHGGNPLAATLRGLRVSRIAVHPGCQREGIGRALIARAQAQADGCDYLSVSFGFTPALWRFWQRCGFVLVRLGSHQEASSGCYTAMAILPLTTSGQVLAEREQQRLARDLPWLAPWREEKLSLPVVQASTLNEEDWQELAGFAFAHRPLSAAVGALSRLLRHSALPLVALRGQLSDGESEQTVCQRLSLHGRKALLAQQRSEAAQALQQLDARRTLTLKEQVQKMQFF
- the ypfH gene encoding esterase, coding for MKHDHFVVQSPLAPAKQLLLLFHGVGDNPVSMGEIGSWFVPHFPEALIVSIGGIEAAGPGSQWFSVEGVTEENRQQRVDAVMPQFIDIVRYWQQQSGVSPLATALIGFSQGAIMALEGMKAQPDLASRVIAFNGRYASLPENAVSAQTIHLIHGGEDRVIDLAWAVSAQEALLCLGGDVTLDIVDDLGHAIDNRSIELALNHLRYTVPKHYFDEALSAGKPNDDDIIEFL
- a CDS encoding YpfN family protein, producing the protein MDWLAKYWWILVLVFLLGVLLNVIKDLNRVDHKKFLANKPDLPPHRDFNDKWDDDDDWPNKDQPKK
- the dapE gene encoding succinyl-diaminopimelate desuccinylase, with product MSCPVIELTQQLIRRPSLSPNDEGCQALMIERLRAIGFTIEPMNFGDTLNFWAWRGQGETLAFAGHTDVVPAGDADRWINPPFEPTIRDGMLFGRGAADMKGSLAAMVVAAERFVAQHPQHKGRLAFLITSDEEASAANGTVKVVEALMARNERLDYCLVGEPSSSEVVGDVVKNGRRGSLTCNLTIHGVQGHVAYPHLADNPVHRAAPMLNELVAIEWDRGNEYFPPTSMQIANIKAGTGSNNVIPGDLFVQFNFRFSTELTDEMIKAQVQALLEKHQLRYTVEWWLSGQPFLTGRGRLVDAVVNAIEHYNEIRPQLLTTGGTSDGRFIARMGAQVVELGPVNATIHKINECVNAADLQLLARMYQRIMEQLIA
- a CDS encoding ArsC family reductase, whose protein sequence is MITMYGIKNCDTIKKARRWLEANQVEYRFHDYRADGLDAQLLRTFIDELGWEALLNTRGTTWRKLDESLRATITNADAAAALMREMPSIIKRPLLCAPGKPMLLGFNESSYEKFINEV
- a CDS encoding GNAT family N-acetyltransferase yields the protein MAITLYDKSAIEGVDWQEMAALLAAGGLNQRDPALVEQAWRNSSFCWFGYHEGKLVATARAISDLTWASYAADIVVAPEMQGRGYGKQLMISIVNTLLPFGKIFIYSVPEKTGFYQQYGFRFLTTGMVCATSETLFKMEQSGYIR
- the ypfM gene encoding protein YpfM; translation: MIEHELGNWKDFIEGMLRK